A region from the Pseudonocardia petroleophila genome encodes:
- the sigJ gene encoding RNA polymerase sigma factor SigJ, translating into MIADPAAFEEHRPHLLRAGYRITGRLADAEDAVQEAWLRYAARQTAPDDLRAWLTTVVGRLCLDRLRSSAARRERYAGPWLPEPIVTGDDPDDPLLAVVRHEDVRMAAMVVLERLTAPQRVAFVLHEALALPYGEIAGVLDCPEATARQHAARARRIVEGTPAPARARTGEQQEVLAAFADAMARADLPALLAVLHPDVVLVNDGGGEVAAARRPVHGADKVARLLLGLLARYGPGMLRGEVVSVNGELGLVTGDPAAVTVLSVDGGRVVGVYGVLNPAKIARRTPRRTPGR; encoded by the coding sequence GTGATCGCGGATCCCGCAGCGTTCGAGGAGCACCGGCCCCACCTGCTGCGGGCGGGCTACCGGATCACCGGCCGGCTCGCCGACGCGGAGGACGCCGTGCAGGAGGCCTGGCTGCGCTACGCCGCCCGGCAGACCGCGCCGGACGACCTGCGGGCCTGGCTGACGACGGTCGTCGGGCGGCTGTGCCTGGACCGGCTGCGCTCGTCCGCCGCCCGCCGCGAGCGCTACGCGGGGCCGTGGCTGCCCGAGCCGATCGTCACCGGCGACGACCCGGACGACCCGCTGCTCGCCGTCGTCCGGCACGAGGACGTGCGGATGGCGGCGATGGTGGTGCTGGAGCGCCTCACCGCCCCGCAGCGGGTGGCGTTCGTGCTGCACGAGGCGCTGGCCCTGCCCTACGGCGAGATCGCCGGGGTGCTGGACTGCCCGGAGGCGACGGCCCGCCAGCACGCGGCCCGCGCCCGGAGGATCGTCGAGGGCACCCCGGCCCCGGCGCGGGCGCGCACCGGGGAGCAGCAGGAGGTGCTGGCCGCGTTCGCCGACGCGATGGCCCGGGCCGATCTCCCCGCGCTGCTGGCGGTGCTGCACCCGGACGTCGTGCTCGTCAACGACGGCGGCGGCGAGGTGGCCGCCGCCCGCCGCCCCGTGCACGGTGCCGACAAGGTCGCGCGGCTGCTGCTCGGCCTGCTGGCCCGCTACGGGCCGGGGATGCTCCGCGGCGAGGTCGTGTCCGTCAACGGCGAGCTCGGGCTGGTCACCGGGGACCCGGCCGCCGTCACCGTCCTCTCGGTCGACGGCGGGCGGGTCGTCGGCGTCTACGGGGTGCTCAACCCCGCGAAGATCGCACGGCGCACGCCGCGTCGAACCCCTGGTCGGTGA
- a CDS encoding HNH endonuclease family protein, with protein MRRSLLPVLLSVLLLSGCAGFELPDLSEYDFPTLPSTSAPAPTGDAATALAALPVKGRAPKTGYEREQFGQRWADVDRDGCDQRNQVLARDLTSVEFKPGTRDCVVLSGALLDPYTGDGVPFLRGEATSADVQIDHVVALSNAWQTGAQQLDEDTRELLANDPLNLLAVDGPTNGSKGDGDAATWLPPSRGYRCAYVARQVAVKATYGLWVTAAESEAIARVLEDCPGEPLPVSTLAR; from the coding sequence GTGCGCCGGTCCCTGCTCCCCGTTCTCCTGTCCGTCCTGCTGCTCTCCGGGTGTGCCGGGTTCGAGCTCCCCGACCTCTCCGAGTACGACTTCCCGACCCTGCCCTCCACCTCCGCCCCCGCCCCGACCGGGGACGCCGCCACCGCGCTCGCCGCCCTGCCGGTGAAGGGGCGGGCCCCGAAGACCGGCTACGAGCGCGAGCAGTTCGGCCAGCGCTGGGCCGACGTCGACCGCGACGGCTGCGACCAGCGCAACCAGGTACTGGCCCGCGACCTGACCTCCGTGGAGTTCAAGCCGGGCACCCGCGACTGCGTGGTCCTCTCCGGCGCCCTGCTCGATCCCTACACCGGTGACGGGGTGCCGTTCCTGCGCGGCGAGGCGACCAGCGCGGACGTCCAGATCGACCACGTCGTCGCGCTGTCGAACGCCTGGCAGACCGGTGCGCAGCAGCTCGACGAGGACACCCGCGAGCTGCTCGCCAACGACCCGCTCAACCTGCTCGCCGTCGACGGCCCGACCAACGGCTCCAAGGGCGACGGCGACGCGGCGACCTGGCTGCCGCCGTCGCGGGGCTACCGGTGCGCGTACGTCGCGCGGCAGGTGGCGGTGAAGGCGACCTACGGGCTGTGGGTCACCGCGGCGGAGTCCGAGGCGATCGCCCGGGTGCTCGAGGACTGCCCCGGCGAGCCGCTGCCGGTCTCTACGCTGGCCCGGTGA
- a CDS encoding DEAD/DEAH box helicase, which produces MPTFAQLGLPEPVVKALAAEGFTEPFPIQAATLPDTIAGRDLLGRGQTGSGKTLAFGLALLSRLAGGRSQARRPRGLVLVPTRELATQVVDALTPFARALGLTTTSVVGGMSFNRQVAELNRGIDLLVATPGRLTDHTTQRTCDLSGVEITAIDEADRMADMGFLPQVRKILDLTPADGQRLLFSATLDGEVGTLVRQYLTDPVTRSIASSTAQVETMDHHVLHVDLSTKPRVITEIAARDGRTILFVRTKHGVDRLVKTLRRDGINAGALHGGKAQNARNRAIADFKDGQTPVLVATDVAARGIHVDDVSLVVHVDPPADPKDYLHRAGRTARAGDSGVVVTMVTPQERRDVERLTRLAGVKATHTDVAPGDAALAEVTGARIPSGVPIIEPPKPAQQPRGNGRRSRGGAGGAGAPRGSGGRSGAAGRPRSGGRRSAA; this is translated from the coding sequence ATGCCCACGTTCGCCCAGCTCGGCCTGCCCGAGCCGGTCGTCAAGGCCCTGGCCGCGGAGGGCTTCACCGAGCCGTTCCCGATCCAGGCCGCCACGCTGCCGGACACCATCGCCGGGCGCGACCTGCTCGGCCGCGGCCAGACCGGCTCCGGCAAGACGCTGGCCTTCGGCCTCGCGCTGCTGTCCCGGCTCGCCGGTGGCCGCTCGCAGGCCCGTCGCCCGCGCGGCCTGGTCCTGGTGCCCACCCGTGAGCTGGCGACGCAGGTCGTCGATGCGCTCACCCCGTTCGCCAGGGCGCTCGGGCTCACCACCACCTCGGTCGTCGGCGGGATGTCGTTCAACCGGCAGGTCGCCGAGCTCAACCGCGGCATCGACCTGCTGGTCGCCACCCCGGGCCGGCTCACCGACCACACCACGCAGCGCACCTGCGACCTGTCCGGCGTCGAGATCACCGCGATCGACGAGGCCGACCGCATGGCCGACATGGGCTTCCTGCCGCAGGTCCGCAAGATCCTCGACCTCACCCCGGCCGACGGCCAGCGGCTGCTGTTCTCCGCCACGCTCGACGGCGAGGTCGGCACCCTGGTGCGCCAGTACCTGACCGACCCGGTGACGCGGTCGATCGCCTCCTCCACCGCGCAGGTGGAGACGATGGACCACCACGTGCTGCACGTGGACCTGTCCACCAAGCCGCGCGTGATCACCGAGATCGCGGCCCGCGACGGGCGCACCATCCTGTTCGTGCGCACCAAGCACGGCGTCGACCGGCTGGTCAAGACGCTGCGCCGCGACGGCATCAACGCCGGAGCGCTGCACGGCGGCAAGGCGCAGAACGCCCGCAACCGCGCGATCGCCGACTTCAAGGACGGGCAGACGCCCGTGCTGGTCGCCACCGACGTCGCCGCCCGCGGCATCCACGTCGACGACGTGTCGCTCGTCGTGCACGTCGACCCGCCGGCGGACCCGAAGGACTACCTGCACCGCGCGGGTCGCACCGCCCGGGCCGGGGACTCCGGTGTCGTCGTCACGATGGTCACGCCGCAGGAGCGCCGCGACGTCGAGCGGCTCACCCGGCTCGCCGGCGTGAAGGCCACGCACACCGACGTCGCCCCCGGCGACGCCGCGCTGGCCGAGGTGACCGGTGCGCGCATCCCGTCCGGGGTGCCGATCATCGAGCCGCCGAAGCCGGCGCAGCAGCCCCGCGGCAACGGCCGCCGCTCGCGCGGCGGGGCCGGCGGCGCCGGTGCCCCGCGCGGCTCCGGCGGGCGCAGCGGTGCCGCCGGTCGCCCGCGTTCGGGCGGACGGCGCTCGGCCGCCTGA